The Leptospira montravelensis nucleotide sequence GCCTACGCCACCACCACCTCCTCCCCCTCCAGAAGAACCAGCGGAGTATGTAAGTCCAATGAAAGGGAATCTAACGGGAGAATACCTAAAAAGTTTACAAATCACCGCAAAACAAAGAAAGGCGTTACAAGAAAATACTAACCTTTGGTTTGCCGACCGATTTCGGGTGGGATTTGGAATTCGTCCTAAAGCTGATTCACAATATAATACGGACTTCGATCGCTCTACTCCAGATAATAGAAATACAGTAAGTAATCAAACTCAGTTTTATCTTATTGGTGATGTATCTCCTAATGTAGCTTTTAAAATTACCTTACAAGATGTAAGACTTTGGGGAGGAGAGGTTCTGAATGGAACCTCAGACCAAAGATTAGGTATCATTCCCAATGGTGGCACAACCATCGACACTTCGAAACAAAAAGAAGTGCCGATCAACAATTACACTGGGTTTCGGGAAGCCTTTGTCGATTTAAAAACAACCAACCAAATCTTTCGTGTCAGAACAGGACGCCAAATTATAGACTTTGGAGACGGAAGGATTCTAGGTTCCAGAAATGATAGTTTGAATGGAAATTCTTTTGATGCCGTTCGGACAACCATCACCATTCAAAAACATAGTATCGATTTTTTCGGAGCTGTTGTAGGTTCAGAAAATAATGCGAATAGTCTTGTTTCCAATAATTCTACGAGAGTGGGTGGACCTGGAAATGCCTCCTATTACGGCGCTCATTTGGGATTCAAACCTTGGGATTGGTTGGGAATCGATTTGTATAATTTCACATTGTATAAACAAAAACAAAAGGCTACTAATACCACTGTAAATTATGGGTCAGATATTTACTACCGAGGCCCAGACCAACTCAATACAACTGGCTTTCGACTCACCAATCGTACCAAAGGAAATATGATCACAACCGATACTGGTATCGATTGGATGGTGGAAGCTGCTTGGCAAACAGGGTTTACTGGCGAACGAGTTTCCCCAGACTGGCTGAACCAAAAGGGAACATACACTACTAATAAAAAGACTGGAGAAGATCCTCCTTTATCCTCGCCTGTACAATATAAAGCAAACATTGTAGCAGTACAATTAGGTTACACGCCTGTAAAAGAGTTTCGCATTGGCGTTCAATATGTCCAAGCATCGGGAGACCCCAACCGAAATGATGGAAGTGTAGCCACTTATAACCCACTGTTTGCCACTAGACGGATGGCAGGGGCGGGACTTGCATTTTCTGGAAATGGAAACTCAGGAATGGTTTTTTGGCAAAACATCAAAGACTACTCCATCAATATAAAATATGATTCAGGGAAGTGGGGAACATTTATTCTAAATCCTCATTGGTACTATAAAGTAAAACTCCAAGATGGATATTACGATAACAATAATTATGTGGCGGGAAGCAAAGCTACTGGAGAAACCGCTTCAACAGAAGATTACTTTAACACGGAAGCATACAACCAAAACCGACCTAAACTAGGAAAACACGTTGCTACAGAAATTAATTTTATCTATATAGTGACACCTTTTGAAAATGTTTCGTTTTGGTTTGGTGCAAGTTCTCTTTATGCAGGGGATGCTATCAGAAATCAAAAAAACAATCCGTATGAAACCGATCTGTATCATAGATACGATTTCAAACCTAACTCAAGTTATTTTACATTTCAAAGTGTGTTTGCCATTTAGATTTATATTTTAAAAATTTTCAATGGTTAAGTTATTTTCATTATAACAAACTCAATTAACGAAAGCTATTGTGAATTAAAAAAATCTAAATCGGACAACGAAGAAAAAACCTGATCCCTTATTCTTATAGAGTAAGGATCAGGAAATATTCCTACTTTATTTTCGTTCCATCCTAAGTTTTTCCAATCCATCCAAAATCAAATTTAAACCAAATTCAAAGTCATGAAGTCCATTATATTTACCAGATATCACTTCTCTTGTTAAATTGGTTAAATGAGAAAAATGACTCTTCTCCAACTGAGGCAAAAACCCTGAAGCTTCTTTTGCGTATTCATTAGGATCAATGGGAAAATTCAATTCTTGTAGAATAAATCCATAAATATGACTGTCGATTGTATTGATAATGTGATCGGCGGTCTGCATAGAAAATCCTGCCGAATGTAAACAACCAAGTGTTCTGTCAAAGTATGTCAACATACTAACT carries:
- a CDS encoding alginate export family protein, with the protein product PTPPPPPPPPEEPAEYVSPMKGNLTGEYLKSLQITAKQRKALQENTNLWFADRFRVGFGIRPKADSQYNTDFDRSTPDNRNTVSNQTQFYLIGDVSPNVAFKITLQDVRLWGGEVLNGTSDQRLGIIPNGGTTIDTSKQKEVPINNYTGFREAFVDLKTTNQIFRVRTGRQIIDFGDGRILGSRNDSLNGNSFDAVRTTITIQKHSIDFFGAVVGSENNANSLVSNNSTRVGGPGNASYYGAHLGFKPWDWLGIDLYNFTLYKQKQKATNTTVNYGSDIYYRGPDQLNTTGFRLTNRTKGNMITTDTGIDWMVEAAWQTGFTGERVSPDWLNQKGTYTTNKKTGEDPPLSSPVQYKANIVAVQLGYTPVKEFRIGVQYVQASGDPNRNDGSVATYNPLFATRRMAGAGLAFSGNGNSGMVFWQNIKDYSINIKYDSGKWGTFILNPHWYYKVKLQDGYYDNNNYVAGSKATGETASTEDYFNTEAYNQNRPKLGKHVATEINFIYIVTPFENVSFWFGASSLYAGDAIRNQKNNPYETDLYHRYDFKPNSSYFTFQSVFAI